AGAGGGCCCGCCGCCGCCGCTCGCGCCGCCGCCGCCGTTCACCTTTATTCCGCAGATCGTGCCTGCCAGCGACTAGCTAGGATTCTTTCTAAAGCCCGTCCATCAGCCCTGCTGATCGACGGGCTTTTTGTTTGCGCGGGGACTTGGTAAACATCCGCCGTTATTGGTTCGGGTTTCGGCAGCCGTGTCAGAGGAGATCCCGGATCATGTTGAAGATCGCAGTGTTGTCCTTCGAGCCCTGCAAATCCTCGGTGCCCGGCCCGGCACCGAAAGCAATGACGTCGTCGACCGTTTCCAGCGCTAAGGGCGCGTAAAACGCCGCGGGTTCTTGGGAAATCTCGGCCGAGGTGGAATTTGCCTCCGTCGTATTGGTCGCAGTTAATTTCGCGGCTCCGTAGGCTTTCGGGCCCTTCGGGCCGGTCGCCCATGACAACCACGGTTCGCCAGCTGAATTAAGGCCGAGGACGGCGATTCCACGGTCTTTCCGAAACGGGTACCCATTAAGACTCAACCCTCCAATCGCCACGTCGCCGCAAACAAAGATGGCGGACTTGTCGCCGGCGTATCGGCGCGCAACGGCGACCGCGCGATCGAACTCCACTGTCTCGGCCAAGGTATGTTCCGCATCATTCTGTTCCGCCGCTTTTCGCATCAGCGCTGCATCGACGATCAGAAGGTAGCCGGCGCGGTTGTATTGCAGCAGTTCGATGGAGCGCCGAACCATGTCGGCGAGACTTGGTTGTTCCCCCCGCGCTTCAATTTGATCTGTGTAGGCAAGTTCCGCCCGGCTAAAGGCGCCAAAGAGCTTTGGGCGCCGCCAGCCCGGGATCGCTTCGAGCTCCGCTTTCGAACGCACAAGATCAATGCCTTTGCGTCGAATCTCCGAGAGAAGATCGCGTCCGTCCTTCCTCGTGCCCTCCTTTGCTTCCGGCAGAAAATCCCCTGCGCCTCCGCCCAGGACCAAATCGATCGCTGGTCCGTCCGTCATCTGTCGGGCGATGTCCGCCGGACCACTTTGGTTTGAGGCGTGCACGTAAAAGGCGGCGGCGGTGGGATTGACGATACTTCCATCGGTGATCAACCCCGTCGCCCGGCCTGCCTGCCGTGCTAACTCAATGAGGTTCGTTGCGGTCCCGTGTGAATCAGTTCCGATCGACTTATTGTTAGCCTTCACTCCGGTCGCGAGGACCGTGGAAGCAGCCGCCCGGTCGGGCGCTGCAAAATCGTTTGAGTAATTTGTGATCAACGCCAGGTGAGGCATCGAATCGAGCGCGAGAGGCTTATCCGCACCGCCGGCATAAACCCGGGTCGCCGCCAGGCGGCCCGGGGCCAGGCCTTCCCCGATAAACAAAATAATACCAAAGGGTTTTTGAACGACCCAATGTTGAAAGTAGAGCACTCCAAACGCCGCGAACAGGATCAGGCAGAACAGCGCGAGTAACTGATTCCGCCACTTCATTAGGCCGATGTAGGAGTCCGGGCTTCACGTTGTCAATCCCGCAGAGCGGGAAACCGCTTGTGCGCGCCCTCGATCCTCGGCAAACTGCGCCACCGTGGCGAAACCGATTCTGCTCATGATTCGCGATGGCTGGGGTATCAATCCCGGCGGGCGGGAGAAGCGCGAAGAGAATGGCGACGCCACCTTGCTGGCACGAACACCTTTCCATGATCGGCTTTACCGCGAGTACCCTGGAGGCCGGCTCAGCGCCAGCGGTCTCGATGTTGGGTTACCCGAGGGACAAATGGGCAACTCGGAGGTGGGCCACCTTAATCTCGGAACGGGCAGAATCGTTTATCAGGATCTTACCCGAATCAACAAGGCGATCGCCGAAGGGGAATTATCGCGCAACCGCGTTGCTCAAGAAGCTTTTTCGCGCGCCCGCGGTCATCGGCTCCACTTCCTCGGACTCTTTTCTGACGGCGGCGTGCACAGCCATTACCGGCATTTGATCGCGCTTGCTGACGCCGCTCAGGCCGCGGGAGTCACGGATATTTTGGTGCATGCTTTCACGGATGGGCGTGACACGTCTCCCACTGGTGGCGCGGATTTTCTCGAAGCCTGCTGGGCCGGACTAACGAAAAGCGGGGCAAAGATAGCGACTGTGGTCGGCCGCTATTTTGCGATGGATCGCGATCGCCGCTGGGATCGAACTAAGAAAGCGTGGGACGCTATCGTGCTGGGACGCGGCGATGTTTGCGAGAGTTCGCCAGCCGACGCTGTGCGAAGGCAGTACGAAAGCGGGACAACGGATGAATTCCTGCCGCCACTGGTTTTTTCCCAGCCGAACGAGCAACGCGTTCGCGACGGCGATACTGTTTTCTTTTTTAATTTTCGCGCCGACCGCGCCCGGCAACTTTCGCAGGCTTTTCTCCTGCCGGATTTCGACGGATTCGACCGGGAAGTCTCGCCCCAGGTGCATTACGTCACCCTCACGCAATACGACGTCACTTACCCATCGCCCTTCGTTTTCGCTCCGGACGAGTTGCCGCAGATCCTGGGCGAAGTCGTGAGCGCGACCGGGAAGACCCAGCTGCGAATCGCGGAGACGGAAAAGTATCCGCACGTCACCTATTTCTTTAATGGCGGAATCGAGCGCGCGTTTCCGGGGGAGGACCGCAAGATCGTGCCGTCGCCGAAAGTGGCGACCTACGATCTTCAGCCGGAGATGAGCGCGCTGGGAGTGACGGATGAAGTTCTGGGCCGTCTGGCCAATTACGATCTGATCATCCTCAATTTCGCCAACCCCGATATGGTGGGACACACCGGCGTCGTCGCCGCGGGCGTCAAAGCGGTGGAAACGATCGATGAATGCGTTTCGCGGATTGTGCCGGAGGTTCTCAAACTGGGCGGGGCCTGCCTGATCACAGCGGACCACGGAAACTGCGAGCTGATGCGGAACCCGGACGGTTCCCCGAACACCGCGCACACGACAAACCTCGTCCATTTCATCTACGTGGCGGAGAACGCCGCCGAGTTTCGGGTCGAAGACGGTATTCTGGCCGACGTCGCACCCACTCTTCTCTTTCTGCTAGGTCTCTCCCAACCGAAGGAAATGACCGGCCGCAATCTGCTCGTCCCGAAACACGGCTGATCA
This Chthoniobacterales bacterium DNA region includes the following protein-coding sequences:
- a CDS encoding alkaline phosphatase; this encodes MKWRNQLLALFCLILFAAFGVLYFQHWVVQKPFGIILFIGEGLAPGRLAATRVYAGGADKPLALDSMPHLALITNYSNDFAAPDRAAASTVLATGVKANNKSIGTDSHGTATNLIELARQAGRATGLITDGSIVNPTAAAFYVHASNQSGPADIARQMTDGPAIDLVLGGGAGDFLPEAKEGTRKDGRDLLSEIRRKGIDLVRSKAELEAIPGWRRPKLFGAFSRAELAYTDQIEARGEQPSLADMVRRSIELLQYNRAGYLLIVDAALMRKAAEQNDAEHTLAETVEFDRAVAVARRYAGDKSAIFVCGDVAIGGLSLNGYPFRKDRGIAVLGLNSAGEPWLSWATGPKGPKAYGAAKLTATNTTEANSTSAEISQEPAAFYAPLALETVDDVIAFGAGPGTEDLQGSKDNTAIFNMIRDLL
- the gpmI gene encoding 2,3-bisphosphoglycerate-independent phosphoglycerate mutase; translated protein: MAKPILLMIRDGWGINPGGREKREENGDATLLARTPFHDRLYREYPGGRLSASGLDVGLPEGQMGNSEVGHLNLGTGRIVYQDLTRINKAIAEGELSRNRVAQEAFSRARGHRLHFLGLFSDGGVHSHYRHLIALADAAQAAGVTDILVHAFTDGRDTSPTGGADFLEACWAGLTKSGAKIATVVGRYFAMDRDRRWDRTKKAWDAIVLGRGDVCESSPADAVRRQYESGTTDEFLPPLVFSQPNEQRVRDGDTVFFFNFRADRARQLSQAFLLPDFDGFDREVSPQVHYVTLTQYDVTYPSPFVFAPDELPQILGEVVSATGKTQLRIAETEKYPHVTYFFNGGIERAFPGEDRKIVPSPKVATYDLQPEMSALGVTDEVLGRLANYDLIILNFANPDMVGHTGVVAAGVKAVETIDECVSRIVPEVLKLGGACLITADHGNCELMRNPDGSPNTAHTTNLVHFIYVAENAAEFRVEDGILADVAPTLLFLLGLSQPKEMTGRNLLVPKHG